In Gimesia panareensis, the genomic window ATCATCAGTCGATGCATCGCCTTGAGCGACCAGCGGCTCTCCCGAAAACGACTCGCCAGCCAGTCGAGCAGGTCAGGGTGTGTGGGCAGTTCGCCCCGGTTTCCAAAATCGTTTTCGCTGCCCACCAGCCCGCGTCCAAAATGCTGCTGCCAGATTCGATTCACCATCACCCGCGCAAACAGGGGGTTCTCCTCGTCCGTCAGCCAGGTCGCCAGTTGCAAACGACCGCTGCCGGCTGCCGGAGGGAGCGGTTCCCCTCCCAGGATCTCGAGATTCCGCCGCACCGCCACCGCGCCAGGCTTTTCATGATTGCCGCGAATCTGAATATTCACATCCGCCGGCTTCTCGCCGTCAATGGCCCCGTAATACAGATCTACGTTCGAAAGGGGGCCAGCCTGCTGGAAGGCATCCCGCTCGGCAGTCGACTTCTCCAGTTGCTGCTGGAGTTCCCCGCGTTGCTTCACTGTCGCTGCTAACTGACGTATTTCAGCCGACAGTGACTCTGCGTTTTCGATCGATTCATCGGCCTGCAACAGCGGCTGCACACTGACCGCCAGATTATCAATTTCGTGAGCCGGTGTGGCCCCCGAACCCGGTCCGTACTTATCCACAAACGTTGTATCAATCACGCCGCTCCAGCCCGTGGTGAATCCTTTTCCTTCAAAGGGAACCGCATGACCGGCGCCAGACAAAACGCCAGACCAGGTTTTTTTCTGTAAATCCAGTTTGACCCATACATTGTACCACTGCCCCTGTTTCACCTCGCACAGCGGCTCGTAACGATCATGATTCTTAACGAAGAAGGTCGTGGCACTCACTCCCATTTCGACGGCAGCGGAATGTCCGGGCCCCTGTCCCAGATAGAGACGATAGGCGCCGTTCCCCGCTCCCGCCGCATCGACATTGCGGAGATCGAGATTGTAATACAACACGGGCGCACTCTCAGGGGTGTAGGCCACGGCCAGTTTGCGGACAATCGCGTTATTCTGTGAGTCACCGGCAAAAGCGACGCCGCGCGTCCCCACTGGAAACACATTAGCACGCGGGCTTTGTGCTGAGGCAGAGATCACCGCCGACCCCAGGCTGCCATAAGGCTTCATGGGAGACCGCCCTACCAGCTCTTTCTCAAAACCAGAGAATTCACTCGCAGGCAAAATGGCGCTGATTCGCGTTTCCACTCCTTTCAGCTCCGTTGTCAGCCTCGCGGTCTCTTTTTCAAACGCAGCCAACTGAGTCTCATATCGCGTTTTCTTCTCGGCCTCTGATTCTGGTGAGAGCGCAGGAAACGTATCGTAAGGCCGTTTCTTCTCCTCTGAACCGGGAAATGAATAACGGCTACTGTTAAAGATTCCGTACCAGCCATAATAGTCCGTCATATTGACCGGATCATATTTGTGATCATGACAACGGGCACACCCCAGCGACAGTCCCAGCACGGCTTGGCCGATGGTATCCAGCGTATCCTGAATGGTGAGATGGTGGTAATTCTCCACATCAAAGCCAAACCGCCGCGAGATGGCGATGAAACCTGTGGCCACACACATCTTTCGGTAACGGGCCTCGGCCTCGTCAGACAGCGGTTCGCCTGACTTCTCCAGCAGTTGTCGGGCCAGAATGTCACCGGCAATCTGCTGACGTACAAATTCATCGTAGGGCAAATCGGCGTTGATCGCATCAATCACCCAGTTGCGATATTTAAAAGCCAGCGGTGCCGGGTAATCGGCTGTCTCACCGGCTGTATCCGCATAACGCACTACATCCAGCCAGTGTCTTCCCCAGCGTTCTCCATACGCCCGACTTGCGAGCAGGCGTTCCACAACTTTCGCAAAGGCCTGTGGAGAATCATCTTTCAGGAACGACTCCATTTCCGCAGGCGTCGGCGGCAGTCCCGTCAGATCAAACGTCGCCCGCCGCAGTAAGGTTCGTTTGTCCGCCGCAGGACGCATCGCCAGGCCTGCCTGTTTCAGTTTCGCGTGGATAAATCGATCGATCTCATTCGAAACCGGTAACGCAGCATCAACCTGCGACGGCGCAGGATCCCGGATCGGCTGAAACGACCAGAACTTCCGTTCTTTATCGGTAATCGGTCCGCTGCGCAACTCGGGGCCGGTCCCCAGCTTCGTTCCCTGAGGCCAGACCGCCCCGCTCTCGACCCAGCGCACCACAGCAGCGATTTTATTCGCCTCCAGTTTCTGCTCGGGAGGCATTTCCAGACCGTCAGTATGTCGCAGCGCCTGGACCAGCAGACTGGCATCCGGTTTCCCTGGAATTAATGCTGGCCCGGTCTCCCCCCCTTTGAGGATAGTCGCCTTCTGATCCAGTCGAAGACCCGCTTCTGACTTCTGTGGCCCGTGACACGTAATGCAGTGTTCGATCAACAGTGGGCGAACTTCATTTTCAAACAATGCCAGCGCGGCACGATCATCTGCCCAGGCTGTTTCACTCACCGGGAAAACGGGCGCGAACGTCAGCAGACAGAAGCCGGCAAACAGGAATCCCCTGATACCGGGTCGACCAGCGGCATTCGCCGGAACGACTTCGTCTCGCATGGATTGTTTAATCTTTGATTCGATCAACAAAGGAATCCCCTCAACGTGAGTCACTGCTAAGAAAAAACAATCAGGCCTCAGCTTCCTGTTCCCGTTCGGCTTCCAGCAACAGCCAGTTCTGTAACGAAGAGGTGTGCTCCGACATGGCTTTCTCTGCGACATCCGGATCGCCCGTTTTTAATGCCGAGATTAATAATTTGTGACTGGCAACCGTCTCTTCGCAGGTCCGCGCCGTCACATCGCTGTGACGACGATGCACTCCCGCCAGCCACAACTCCAGTTGCGGCCGTAATCCGCGCCACGCATCCACGAGCCGCGAATTTCCGGAGGCCCGCATAATCGCTTCATGAAAGGCGATGTCGAGAAACGTCAGCTTGAGCAGGTTCGATTCCTGCTCGGTCTGACGGATGTTTTCTTCCAGCGCAATCAGCGTGTCATTCGTCAGACGCGAACAGGCCAGCCTGATCGCCGCCAGTTCCAGCACCTGCCGAAACTCCACGATCTCATGCGCATCCGATAATGTCAGTCTGCGGACCGTCGCCGTCCCCCGTTCATCGAACTCCAGCAGGCCTTCGTTCATCAACTGGAACTTGGCCTGACGAATTGAAGCCCGACTCACGCCCAGCTGCGCCCCGAGACGCGCTTCCGCCAGAGATTCCCCCGGTGCCAGGACACCGGTCAAGATCGCATCTCTCAACTGACTTTCCACATCTTCCGTGACAGATTGCTTCTGAATCTTACGAAACGGAACGTTACTCTCTGATTTGATAGCGGTATTCGTTTTCATCCCCCTATCATGTCTGGTCGACGGTCGACCGTCAACTGAAAACACCAGGAACACAGGAAAACGGCCCCCTTTTCTACCCCACCCCAGGCAACAGTCCCCCTGCCAAACCCATACCGCCAGCCTAGAACAGGAGCTTGAACCGCAGCTTCCCCTTCAAAAACCAGCATCAGCCTGCATTTGCAGTGTTTGCGAGACCCAGTAATCTATAATCCGCCGTTCTTCCGCGGTCGCTTCCCGATTTTGTTTCCCACGCGCCTGCACCAGTGAGCGTAATCGCGGATCGACTTCCAAAGTTAAACAAGGCTGGCCATTTCGCGTCAGACGGAGAATCGCAGAGGCCCCTTTTGCACAGCAACTGGCGTATCCCGCCACACAATGCCGCATCACTTTGCCCTCGTACTGCAGTTCCAGTCCGGTAGTCAGTTCGCGCACCTTCCATTGAACCGACTCCTCAGACCAGGCCCAGTCCCAACCATGGCCCTGCCATCTCAATGCAGCAAAATGAGAATAATACTCCCCGGCGAAGATGATCCTCCTGCGAAACTGTCGCGCAGAATGGCAGATCGCCTCGAAGGTGCGTCCTTTCCAGGTGAATCGCCTCTGTAGTGCCTCTTGGGTGAGAAATTCATGCATTGACCAGTCCAGAATTCTCGCACCCAGTTCTGCCGAAAGCTGATCACGGTGACGAATCAGCCAGTTGACCGTTTCATACCAGAACGCCATCTGGTTCTCGCCACCAGCTTCGGTCGGATCAATGGCAAACGCCGGGTGCAGCGCCAGCCACTTCCAGATCTGCACATCACCGCCAAGTCGACGTACTTCTGCGTAGAGACAGGCCAGAGCAGGAGTACGAGGCACCTCCGGCAACTCGTGCCAGGGGACATCAAACAGATACTGCTGCATTTTCCGCCACGTCTTCCCCGGCACCAGACTCAAACTCCCCCCCTGCCCCAGGATGATCAGCCAGTGCTGCCACTTGAACCGCTTCTCGGCAGCTCCCTGAAAATGATCCCAGGCATCGATCAGAAACTCCGGCACCGGGTAGTTCACAAACAGGTGCTGGATCAGGGATGCCTTACTCTGTCCTGTCCAGGACTCTGCCGACCGGATCCAGAACGGCTTGAAAAAGACCACCAGCGAGAGCCAGCTCAATGATTCTGAAGTCGGGGCCGTCACCGATTGCGCAGCCAGTCGCCGAATCGCTGCGGGAAGTTCTGTCTGGGGAACCAGGGACGCTACCTGCCTGGTCCTGCACTGCCTCTCAGCACGTGCCACCGCATCCGCCTGCGATTCCAGCTTCTCCACCAGCCGAGACAGATCGGTTCTCGCCAGCTGCACCTCTCCCTCATCAGGCACCGCATCTACCTGCGCAGCAGACGGACGAGGAATCAGCAACTCAACAGGCCGCTTCCACTGCGATTCCAATGCCTGCTGAAATTGATAGTAGAACCGATCCGCAGCGGAGGTAGAATCGTAGTAGTCGTATTCCCAGTCCTCAGGCCAACCCGCTTCATCAATCCCGAGGAATTCTTCGACTCGGGGCGCATTCCGAGCGGTTTTAAACTCAACGGCCTGTCGGCGCAGCTTGCGAAGACAACCGGCCTGTTTGCGAAACGGAAGGCGACGGCGGAAACAAGTTAGTCGTGACATCGCATTGCCTCCCCTCAACCAGAAAACAGACGGAACGGCGTCGTTGACACAGCATATTCTCACACGGACACATCAGACTGAAAATAGTTCACCAGCGTTTAAGTGGTAGACATGCCAGAGTTCGCCTGTTCCTGGATCACTCAACTTGAACCCCCTCTTTCAGTGCCGCTACAATAGTCAAATTGATTGCTCTGAAACGAGGCACCAGGCCCGGCTGCCCGGGGGAGACCACATGAGTGTCAGTTACATTCTCACGCCTGTCACACCACAGCTCCTGGAATGGGGTCGCGAGTGTGGCGTACCGATTTCGCGGGAGACACCCGCCGGCCACACCGTAAGCCGCACCGATCTTGAGAAAGTCCTGCAGTCCCTGGACGGTTTCACCGGCGTTGTCCGCGGCTCAGAAGAGGACTTCACCGCCACCGTTGCTTCTGAGGAGATGGTCAACTGGGAATACGAATCCGACGACCCACTGCTGAACCAGGCTTTCGGCGGCCCCCATACCAGCCCCAAAGAGTCCGCCGACATTTACCGGCTCCATCCCCCGGACCAGAGTCCGTCCCTCAGCTTCCAGGGCCACGTCACCCTGATCGTGTGGCTTGCCAGCAAACTCGCCTCAACCTGTGGCCCCCAGGCCGCCTTCTTCCTCCCCGATCAGGAGACACCGGTCTGGAAGGAACCGTGGGTAGAACTGAGAGAATAATTTTGCCCCAGTATCAGGTAGTTCCGATACTTTAGTCACCTTAAGATATCCCCTCTCAGAACAGTATTCATACATTAATAAGTATCACTCTTCCTCCATCGACTTTAGTATCGACTTTTGTATTGATAGTTCGATTTCAGACCAAGTCGTTCTCTCATTATACTTGCCGTTGAGAAAGTCTTTATATGCCCCAATTAAAATATCATCAAATCCCTTTGTAGCGTTCCTGATTGAATCTTTAAGTATCCTGCCAGCTAGCTCCCCCTGTTTATACAACTTGTCATTTGACCAGAGTCCAGGTATTTTTTCAAATAGATTTCCGGAGCTAATCGCCTCTCTAATCGCCTCTCTAAAGGTAATTAAAAATTCTCGAAACTCTTTATCCTTCAATAGTGAGCTGACGACACAAAAAAATATCCAACGATTTAGTGGTCGACTATAAACCTTTCCATCCCATACAATATTCACTTTCCGATCCTCAAAATCCTGAACCCAAGAATCAATTGTACGCTGATTGCTGGGAGCTACCCGGTCGATGACATCCACTGTCGGCATCCTCCCATTTCTCGTCCCAATAGAAGTCTCTCCAATAAAGTTCAAAAAGACTAATTCCGTGATCTTACTTGCAGCACTAAATCGATCAGTCTCTTCATGATTCTTTGAGGCAATATCGAGTATTTCGGAAATATGTTTCCAGACTTTCGGCTTGACTGACTTGCGGAGTACCTTATCAGTATCAGCAAAGTGCCCTTCTCTTTGAGTTATTAAGGCTTGCTTGAATTCTTCGGGATCTAAAGTCTTATATCGTTGATTAATTTCCACAATCACAATAGGAAATTTTCCGTTTATATCTTTTGAAACTTCTGCACTACCTTGGCGACGGTCAGTTTCTACGTGGACTTCGATCTTATCTTCGTAAAAGTTAGTGAGACAGACCTCAATTCTTCCATGATTGTTATAAAATGCTTTTTTAGTATTGCACGGATTCTGTCCATTGGCATCCTCCGTTAGATCCAACACTTCTCCATTTATCTCAAATCGCTGTATATTGTCGATTGGATTCCCGTTCTCTGATCTGAGTGTTACTGTAACATCTCTTCTGTAAATTATCTGTGTGGCGGAGTGGTGCTTGTTATTTGAGCGTAGCGAAAATAACAAGCACCACTCCGGCGAGCCCTTGAAAGGGTGGGCCAGATCGGTTTCTTTTTAATGTTTTCCACAACAGAAAAGGAACTCCAACCATGGCCCACCAACAACAATCTAACAACATTCTCGACGCTGTCCAGCTCCTGGCCGATCATGGATTCGATGAAATGTCGCAAGCACTCCAGATCCTGTTCAACGAAGCGGATGAAGCTGGAACGTTCCCGAATACCTCGGTGCCGAACCGTATCAACGCAGCGTAACGCGCCGTTCTTATGCCAACGGTTTCAAGCCGAAATCATTTCAAAGTCGCCTTCGGAAAGCTGGAACTGCAGGTGCCCCAGACACGCGACGGCGACTTTTATCCCTCTGCAC contains:
- a CDS encoding PSD1 and planctomycete cytochrome C domain-containing protein produces the protein MRDEVVPANAAGRPGIRGFLFAGFCLLTFAPVFPVSETAWADDRAALALFENEVRPLLIEHCITCHGPQKSEAGLRLDQKATILKGGETGPALIPGKPDASLLVQALRHTDGLEMPPEQKLEANKIAAVVRWVESGAVWPQGTKLGTGPELRSGPITDKERKFWSFQPIRDPAPSQVDAALPVSNEIDRFIHAKLKQAGLAMRPAADKRTLLRRATFDLTGLPPTPAEMESFLKDDSPQAFAKVVERLLASRAYGERWGRHWLDVVRYADTAGETADYPAPLAFKYRNWVIDAINADLPYDEFVRQQIAGDILARQLLEKSGEPLSDEAEARYRKMCVATGFIAISRRFGFDVENYHHLTIQDTLDTIGQAVLGLSLGCARCHDHKYDPVNMTDYYGWYGIFNSSRYSFPGSEEKKRPYDTFPALSPESEAEKKTRYETQLAAFEKETARLTTELKGVETRISAILPASEFSGFEKELVGRSPMKPYGSLGSAVISASAQSPRANVFPVGTRGVAFAGDSQNNAIVRKLAVAYTPESAPVLYYNLDLRNVDAAGAGNGAYRLYLGQGPGHSAAVEMGVSATTFFVKNHDRYEPLCEVKQGQWYNVWVKLDLQKKTWSGVLSGAGHAVPFEGKGFTTGWSGVIDTTFVDKYGPGSGATPAHEIDNLAVSVQPLLQADESIENAESLSAEIRQLAATVKQRGELQQQLEKSTAERDAFQQAGPLSNVDLYYGAIDGEKPADVNIQIRGNHEKPGAVAVRRNLEILGGEPLPPAAGSGRLQLATWLTDEENPLFARVMVNRIWQQHFGRGLVGSENDFGNRGELPTHPDLLDWLASRFRESRWSLKAMHRLMMNSATYQQSSGYDAMAAERDPDARLLWRFNRRRLSAEEIRDAMLLVSGNLDATPGDAHPFPPVTNWNYTQHNPFYAVYPTNRRSVYLMQQRLKRHPFLALFDGADTNASTARRELTTVPTQALYLMNSEFVHQQSEVLARRLMKEAPDAESRVELAWQITMGRPPAADQLAENREFLKQYAAALGESGVPPESREVMAWSALSRTLLTRNEFLFVD
- a CDS encoding GntR family transcriptional regulator — translated: MKTNTAIKSESNVPFRKIQKQSVTEDVESQLRDAILTGVLAPGESLAEARLGAQLGVSRASIRQAKFQLMNEGLLEFDERGTATVRRLTLSDAHEIVEFRQVLELAAIRLACSRLTNDTLIALEENIRQTEQESNLLKLTFLDIAFHEAIMRASGNSRLVDAWRGLRPQLELWLAGVHRRHSDVTARTCEETVASHKLLISALKTGDPDVAEKAMSEHTSSLQNWLLLEAEREQEAEA
- a CDS encoding PcfJ domain-containing protein, whose product is MSRLTCFRRRLPFRKQAGCLRKLRRQAVEFKTARNAPRVEEFLGIDEAGWPEDWEYDYYDSTSAADRFYYQFQQALESQWKRPVELLIPRPSAAQVDAVPDEGEVQLARTDLSRLVEKLESQADAVARAERQCRTRQVASLVPQTELPAAIRRLAAQSVTAPTSESLSWLSLVVFFKPFWIRSAESWTGQSKASLIQHLFVNYPVPEFLIDAWDHFQGAAEKRFKWQHWLIILGQGGSLSLVPGKTWRKMQQYLFDVPWHELPEVPRTPALACLYAEVRRLGGDVQIWKWLALHPAFAIDPTEAGGENQMAFWYETVNWLIRHRDQLSAELGARILDWSMHEFLTQEALQRRFTWKGRTFEAICHSARQFRRRIIFAGEYYSHFAALRWQGHGWDWAWSEESVQWKVRELTTGLELQYEGKVMRHCVAGYASCCAKGASAILRLTRNGQPCLTLEVDPRLRSLVQARGKQNREATAEERRIIDYWVSQTLQMQADAGF